A region of Tigriopus californicus strain San Diego chromosome 7, Tcal_SD_v2.1, whole genome shotgun sequence DNA encodes the following proteins:
- the LOC131883478 gene encoding QRFP-like peptide receptor: protein MKESTFIDPLVIQDLETMARNCSGVLFDRIIELNLVNNTDLMIRLYGLCPQNSSNQTISFWEEVAPALIVYTLTFLLGVVGNLLIVVAVFGYKRMKSSTNIFLASLAIADLLFCLICIPVKLAKLFSFSWTLGYFNCKFITYLEIVLAVSSALNLTGMSMERCYAIRYPLKARSVCTNNRAQKSVAFLWILSLILSTPVLFIQVHKKVGLVEIVYWCTRDEEQSFMWPLHEIYVFCVILLIPGVIMSVSYGLVALEMWRCLKERKNLSAHFVDPSLSNNRQENETQILRRNRGDKKFR, encoded by the exons ATGAAGGAGAGTACCTTCATCGATCCTTTGGTTATTCAGGATCTGGAGACCATGGCCAGAAACTGCAGTGGCGTCCTCTTCGATCGCATTATAGAACTCAACCTCGTCAATAACACGGACCTAATGATTCGTTTGTATGGACTGTGTCCTCAAAATTCGAGCAACCAAACAATCTCGTTTTGGGAGGAAGTAGCTCCCGCTTTGATAGTTTACAC GCtcacttttcttttgggaGTGGTTGGGAACCTACTGATTGTGGTGGCAGTGTTTGGATACAAGCGAATGAAGAGCTCAACAAACATATTCTTGGCCAGTTTGGCCATCGCTGATTTACTCTTTTGTCTCATATGCATCCCTGTAAAG CTGGCTAAATTGTTTTCCTTCTCGTGGACCCTTGGgtatttcaattgcaaattcaTCACTTACTTGGAAATTGTCCTGGCAGTCTCATCCGCCTTAAACCTCACGGGAATGAGCATGGAAAG atGCTACGCCATTCGCTATCCTTTGAAGGCCAGATCTGTGTGTACGAACAATAGAGCTCAAAAATCTGTAGCATTTTTGTGGATCCTCTCTTTGATTTTATCCACTCCCGTACTGTTCATTCAG GTCCATAAGAAAGTTGGCCTGGTGGAGATAGTGTATTGGTGTACACGAGATGAAGAGCAATCATTTATGTGGCCATTACACGAGATTTACGTGTTTTGTGTCATCCTCCTGATCCCTGGGGTGATCATGTCGGTTTCTTATGGATTAGTTGCCTTGGAAATGTGGCGATGTttaaaagagaggaagaacCTCTCGGCCCATTTTGTTGACCCTTCTCTTTCAAACAACagacaagaaaatgaaaccCAAATTTTGAGACGGAACAGGGGCGACAAGAAGTTCAGGTAA